A single window of Synechococcus sp. CBW1004 DNA harbors:
- a CDS encoding ABC transporter permease gives MRVALRPAAPLLPLLPALVLLPILLLLPGRVHGGGWELIGTFLLAAIQPSLDPLVLGSLARGLAVTLGMALLGWALSLVAGLLLGLASSRTLWRTVCGVAWPAQWIRRLLALPRAIHELLWGLLLLQLLGLQPVVAVLAIAIPFGALVARVVGDWADALPTGSLEALRAGGAPAAPALLTALGPPLLPGVISYGGYRLECALRSATLLGVFGLGGLGTELKLTLQSLEFGELWSGLWLLLAVMLSLEALLGWLRRRWLMPRRLQLRTASRGRGQGVGQRGREMLALLLALLPLSLAVGWALGVDPAGLLRWQPLPPLPPGGWQAVRSLPWPALVASTLLLTAVAALLAVGLAPLQLLLAAPWPAARAAVRLSWALARLWPPPLTVLLLLFVLKPGVLPAALALGLHNGGILGRLLRESLQDTPAATSEALTSAGSGPRLALLYGGLAPVARPYLAYGAYRADVMLRETVVVGLAGATGLGSQLLESLSSFAWDQLAALLLVYAALTLAGEEISDRLRRRWLGGA, from the coding sequence ATGCGCGTCGCCCTGCGGCCCGCCGCGCCGCTGCTGCCCCTGCTGCCGGCCCTGGTGCTGCTGCCGATCCTGCTGCTGCTGCCGGGCAGGGTGCATGGTGGCGGCTGGGAGCTGATCGGCACGTTCCTGCTGGCGGCCATCCAGCCATCGCTGGATCCCCTGGTGCTCGGCTCGCTGGCCCGCGGCTTGGCGGTGACGCTGGGGATGGCCCTGCTCGGCTGGGCGCTGAGCCTGGTGGCGGGCCTGCTGCTGGGGCTGGCAAGCTCACGCACCCTGTGGCGCACGGTCTGCGGGGTCGCCTGGCCGGCGCAGTGGATCCGGCGGCTCCTGGCACTTCCGCGCGCGATCCACGAGCTGCTGTGGGGCCTGCTGCTGCTGCAGCTGCTCGGTCTGCAGCCCGTGGTGGCGGTGCTGGCGATCGCCATCCCGTTCGGCGCTCTGGTAGCCCGGGTGGTGGGCGACTGGGCCGATGCGCTGCCCACCGGATCGCTGGAGGCCCTGCGGGCCGGCGGTGCCCCGGCCGCCCCGGCGCTGCTCACCGCCCTGGGACCGCCGCTGCTGCCCGGGGTGATCAGCTATGGCGGCTACCGGCTCGAATGCGCCCTGCGCAGCGCCACGCTGCTCGGGGTCTTCGGCCTGGGGGGCCTGGGCACTGAGCTCAAGCTCACCCTGCAGTCGCTGGAATTCGGCGAACTGTGGAGCGGCCTGTGGCTGCTGCTGGCGGTGATGCTGAGCCTGGAGGCCCTGCTGGGCTGGTTGCGAAGGCGCTGGCTGATGCCGCGCCGGCTGCAGCTCCGCACCGCCAGCCGCGGCCGCGGCCAGGGGGTGGGGCAGCGCGGACGGGAGATGCTGGCACTGCTGCTGGCCCTGCTGCCGCTGAGCCTGGCGGTGGGCTGGGCCCTGGGCGTCGACCCGGCGGGCCTGCTGCGCTGGCAGCCCCTGCCGCCGCTGCCCCCCGGCGGCTGGCAGGCGGTGCGGTCGCTGCCCTGGCCGGCGCTGGTGGCCTCGACACTGCTGCTCACCGCCGTGGCGGCCCTGCTGGCCGTGGGGCTGGCGCCGCTGCAGCTGCTGCTGGCGGCCCCATGGCCGGCGGCCCGGGCAGCGGTGCGGCTGAGCTGGGCCCTGGCGCGGCTGTGGCCACCACCGCTGACGGTGCTGCTGCTGCTGTTCGTGCTCAAGCCGGGGGTGCTGCCGGCCGCCCTGGCTCTGGGCCTCCACAACGGCGGCATCCTCGGCCGCCTGCTGCGCGAGAGCCTGCAGGACACCCCTGCCGCCACCAGCGAGGCCCTGACGAGTGCCGGCAGCGGGCCGCGCCTGGCACTGCTCTATGGAGGACTGGCGCCGGTAGCGCGGCCCTATCTGGCCTACGGGGCCTACCGGGCGGATGTGATGCTGCGCGAAACGGTGGTGGTGGGCCTGGCCGGAGCGACCGGGCTCGGCAGCCAGCTGCTGGAGAGCCTCAGTTCCTTCGCCTGGGATCAGCTGGCGGCGCTGCTGCTGGTGTATGCCGCCCTGACCCTCGCTGGCGAGGAGATCAGCGACCGTCTGCGGCGCCGCTGGCTGGGGGGCGCCTGA
- the mnmH gene encoding tRNA 2-selenouridine(34) synthase MnmH, translating to MNPQSLAVEPFLDASGPILDVRSPGEYAQAHIPGAISLPLFSDAERAEIGTLYKQRGRGPAVRRGLAVVGPRLEALAAELQRHADAAGGETLRLHCWRGGMRSGSVAWLAGTLELPVLLLEGGYKRFRRWALELFEQPWPVRLLGGRTGSGKTELLLALQRRGVAVIDLEGLAHHRGSSFGALGLPPQPSTEHYENRLAMALRQLRGAREIWLEAESSQVGRCRIPAGLWRQMQQAPVLEVRRPLQQRLDHLVAIYGVQDPGALADATRRIARRLGPQRTAAALAAIEQRDWHTACAQMLNYYDRCYDHELTSHPVDPVDLGALDPEAAAALLLERGLIAGA from the coding sequence ATGAATCCCCAGAGCCTCGCTGTCGAGCCCTTCCTGGATGCCAGCGGCCCGATCCTCGATGTGCGCAGCCCTGGGGAATACGCCCAGGCCCACATCCCCGGCGCCATTTCCCTGCCCCTGTTCAGCGATGCCGAACGGGCCGAGATCGGCACCCTCTACAAGCAGCGCGGCCGCGGCCCGGCGGTGCGGCGTGGTCTGGCCGTCGTCGGTCCGCGGCTGGAGGCGCTGGCGGCGGAGCTGCAGCGGCATGCCGATGCGGCCGGTGGTGAGACGCTGCGGCTGCACTGCTGGCGGGGCGGCATGCGTTCGGGCAGCGTCGCCTGGCTGGCGGGCACGCTCGAGCTGCCGGTGCTGCTCCTCGAGGGCGGCTATAAACGCTTCCGCCGCTGGGCCCTGGAGTTGTTCGAGCAGCCCTGGCCGGTGCGGCTGCTGGGGGGGCGCACCGGCAGCGGCAAGACCGAGCTGCTGCTGGCTCTGCAGCGGCGCGGCGTCGCCGTGATCGATCTGGAAGGGCTGGCCCACCACCGCGGCAGCAGCTTCGGTGCCCTGGGGCTGCCGCCCCAGCCCAGCACGGAGCATTACGAGAACCGGCTGGCGATGGCCCTGCGGCAGCTGCGCGGCGCACGCGAGATCTGGCTGGAGGCCGAGAGCTCCCAGGTGGGCCGCTGCCGCATCCCGGCCGGCCTGTGGCGGCAGATGCAGCAGGCGCCGGTGCTGGAGGTGCGTCGGCCGCTGCAGCAACGGCTCGATCATCTGGTGGCGATCTACGGCGTGCAGGATCCGGGTGCCCTGGCCGATGCCACCCGCCGCATCGCCCGAAGGCTGGGCCCGCAGCGCACCGCCGCGGCCCTGGCGGCGATCGAGCAGCGCGACTGGCACACCGCCTGCGCCCAGATGCTCAATTACTACGACCGCTGCTACGACCACGAGCTCACC
- a CDS encoding putative selenate ABC transporter substrate-binding protein, with product MALRTTVLTGLSAALAVAGGVLPQAPGPLGTALAAPPQGERVLRLGAIPDQKPEKLNRLYPLVASELSRQLGVQVKYVPVVDYAAAVSAFRTGDLDLVWFGGLTGVQARLQKPGSRVIAQRDIDAQFHSIFIGSTRSGLKPFFQQSGLRTLKGKRFTFGSESSTSGRLMPQLFLQQAGVKLTDFAGAPGFSGSHDATIALVSSGAYDAGVVNEQVWRASLLDGKAKRNRVIALWRSPGYPDYHWLAQGNLDARFGKGFTARLQKAILSWRPSDPQQKTILALFGAQQFTTAKASDYAPIEKVGRQIGKIR from the coding sequence ATGGCCCTGCGCACCACCGTGCTCACCGGCCTGAGTGCGGCGCTGGCCGTGGCTGGTGGGGTGCTGCCCCAGGCCCCCGGTCCGCTGGGCACCGCCCTGGCCGCCCCGCCGCAGGGCGAACGGGTGCTGCGGCTGGGCGCCATCCCCGATCAGAAGCCCGAGAAGCTCAACCGCCTCTATCCGCTGGTGGCCTCCGAGCTGAGCCGCCAGCTGGGCGTCCAGGTGAAGTACGTGCCGGTGGTCGATTACGCGGCGGCGGTGAGCGCCTTCCGCACCGGCGACCTCGATCTGGTCTGGTTCGGCGGCCTCACCGGCGTGCAGGCGCGGCTGCAGAAGCCCGGCTCTCGGGTCATCGCCCAGCGCGACATCGACGCCCAGTTCCACAGCATCTTCATCGGCAGCACCAGGAGCGGCCTCAAACCCTTCTTCCAGCAGTCGGGGCTGCGCACGCTGAAGGGCAAGCGCTTCACCTTCGGCTCGGAGAGTTCCACCTCCGGCCGCCTGATGCCCCAGCTGTTCCTGCAGCAGGCGGGCGTCAAGCTCACCGATTTCGCCGGCGCGCCGGGTTTCAGTGGCAGCCATGACGCCACCATCGCCCTGGTGTCGAGCGGCGCCTACGACGCCGGCGTGGTGAACGAGCAGGTGTGGCGCGCCAGCCTGCTGGACGGCAAGGCAAAGCGCAACCGGGTGATCGCCCTCTGGCGCAGCCCCGGCTACCCCGACTACCACTGGCTGGCGCAGGGCAATCTCGATGCCCGTTTCGGCAAGGGTTTCACCGCCCGCCTGCAGAAGGCGATCCTGAGCTGGCGCCCCAGCGATCCGCAGCAGAAGACGATCCTGGCCCTGTTCGGCGCCCAGCAGTTCACCACCGCCAAGGCCTCGGACTACGCCCCGATCGAGAAGGTGGGGCGGCAGATCGGCAAGATCCGCTGA
- a CDS encoding phosphonate ABC transporter ATP-binding protein, which yields MLELTDIQVPGRGVPRLDAVSLTVSAGERVALLGASGAGKSSLIAVANGLLTPEAGSVRWQGEAPSRSRRRRRLQQARIGTLWQDLRLIEELTVQQNLNAGRLAHWGWPRAVLNLLLPLESDACAAALLGVGLDPALLDQPVSALSGGQRQRVAIARLLRQEAQLLLADEPLASLDPRLAAEVLELLLRQGEAPRALLLSLHRPDLLAGFDRAIGLRDGRVLFDGSVAALNAATLKELYGNAGAEAMATSAGEAG from the coding sequence CTGCTGGAGCTCACGGACATCCAGGTGCCCGGCCGCGGCGTCCCCCGTCTGGATGCCGTGTCGCTGACGGTGTCGGCAGGGGAGCGGGTGGCGCTGCTGGGAGCCAGCGGCGCCGGCAAGAGCTCCCTGATCGCGGTGGCCAACGGCCTGCTGACGCCCGAGGCCGGCAGCGTGCGGTGGCAGGGCGAGGCCCCGTCCCGCTCGCGGCGGCGGCGACGTCTGCAGCAGGCCCGCATCGGCACCCTCTGGCAGGACCTGCGCCTGATCGAGGAGCTGACGGTGCAGCAGAACCTCAACGCCGGCCGGCTGGCCCACTGGGGCTGGCCGCGGGCGGTGCTCAACCTGCTGCTGCCCCTGGAGAGCGACGCCTGCGCCGCGGCGTTGCTGGGGGTGGGGCTGGATCCGGCGCTGCTGGATCAGCCGGTATCGGCCCTCTCCGGCGGCCAGCGCCAGCGGGTGGCGATCGCCCGGCTGCTGCGCCAGGAGGCCCAGCTGCTGCTGGCCGATGAACCGCTGGCCAGCCTCGATCCACGCCTGGCCGCCGAGGTGCTGGAGCTGCTGCTGCGCCAGGGTGAGGCCCCGCGGGCCCTGCTGCTCAGCCTGCACCGCCCCGATCTGCTGGCCGGCTTCGACCGGGCGATCGGCCTGCGCGACGGCCGGGTGCTGTTCGACGGGTCGGTGGCGGCGCTGAATGCGGCGACGCTGAAGGAGCTGTATGGCAACGCTGGCGCGGAGGCGATGGCGACCAGCGCTGGCGAGGCGGGGTGA